One Yimella lutea DNA window includes the following coding sequences:
- a CDS encoding DUF4081 domain-containing GNAT family N-acetyltransferase encodes MLRTFRPPATLRSEDLDAALRLAATDPVANVFVAARLASGGEYAAQNVIAMGGGGDDLRSMCWTSANVVPINLDEGELDAYAGKLRRYRRRSSSVFGLASQVLPLWDRLEKHWGTPRSVREQQPLMALTADDLNVEVAADQRVRPATMSELDLVVPAAAHMFTSEIGYPPFYGSDREYRRMVASLIRQGHTYVIVEGKRVVFKADVGSLALGVAQIQGVWVTPELRGHGMAAPAMKAVVEQVLGEHATTASLYVNDFNTSAVRTYERVGFQHRDTFATVIL; translated from the coding sequence GTGCTTCGTACGTTCCGGCCACCCGCCACGCTTCGGTCCGAGGACCTGGACGCCGCGCTGCGCCTGGCCGCGACCGATCCGGTGGCCAACGTGTTCGTCGCCGCGCGCCTGGCCTCGGGTGGGGAGTACGCGGCCCAGAACGTGATCGCCATGGGCGGCGGCGGCGACGACCTGAGGTCGATGTGCTGGACGTCGGCCAACGTGGTGCCGATCAATCTCGACGAAGGCGAGCTGGACGCCTACGCCGGCAAACTGCGCCGCTACCGGCGACGCAGCAGTTCGGTCTTCGGGCTCGCGTCGCAGGTGCTGCCACTCTGGGACCGGCTCGAGAAACACTGGGGCACACCGCGTTCCGTGCGTGAGCAGCAGCCGCTGATGGCGCTGACCGCTGATGATCTCAACGTTGAGGTGGCCGCCGACCAGCGCGTCCGCCCGGCGACCATGAGCGAACTCGACCTGGTCGTTCCGGCTGCGGCGCACATGTTCACCAGCGAGATCGGTTACCCGCCGTTCTACGGCTCCGATCGCGAGTACCGACGGATGGTCGCCTCGCTGATCCGCCAAGGCCACACCTACGTGATCGTCGAGGGCAAACGCGTCGTCTTCAAGGCGGACGTCGGGTCGCTCGCGCTCGGCGTTGCGCAGATACAGGGCGTGTGGGTCACGCCCGAACTGCGCGGGCACGGCATGGCCGCACCGGCAATGAAAGCCGTGGTGGAACAGGTACTCGGCGAGCACGCGACGACGGCCTCGCTCTACGTGAACGACTTCAACACCTCAGCTGTCCGCACCTACGAACGCGTCGGCTTCCAGCATCGCGACACGTTCGCGACCGTCATCCTCTGA
- a CDS encoding WXG100 family type VII secretion target, translated as MRRPIEGDPGVLRKAATALTGRADELSVQRGNQRNAVHAGLANWDGSGSMSFAGTFVTYGKDVDRAVAALRVVAGVVRTYADTLDRHQAEDRELRRKIVAAEFDVRVLRSEIRVATDPLSTAQAQKELTKAQGAVGDLTRQHDDLWLRHRRAVSTFRTGLERADPPEALWHLGARRLGLAKASIAALTKGRAAVTVIHLERKPTLTPNQTAAHTQATQKLQKGFITGNLDRVPGGGRVVRLLGPLAPVVGILDAARPGIKDVKTGGGYTGWRDAGTRLAGLAQIGGVIAMRTSARLPGAIAIGTWVVWKGANASYDNEDWLTEELPPILLKHVEQDVPAAMLIKYLAARPPHPDAARRRPPAPLRPAPPPMGPPAPPPAGFRGLKWYPPPPAEVGVPR; from the coding sequence ATGCGGCGTCCGATCGAGGGTGATCCCGGCGTTCTGCGCAAGGCGGCAACCGCATTGACCGGGCGGGCGGACGAACTGAGCGTGCAACGAGGCAATCAGCGCAACGCGGTGCACGCCGGGCTGGCGAACTGGGACGGGAGTGGGTCCATGTCGTTCGCGGGTACGTTCGTGACCTACGGCAAGGACGTCGATCGAGCGGTTGCTGCGCTGCGTGTCGTCGCGGGTGTGGTGCGTACGTATGCCGACACCCTCGACCGCCATCAGGCCGAGGACAGGGAACTGCGTCGGAAGATCGTCGCCGCCGAGTTCGACGTGCGGGTGTTGCGGTCCGAGATCCGGGTTGCCACGGATCCGTTGAGCACGGCCCAAGCACAGAAGGAACTGACGAAGGCGCAGGGCGCCGTCGGTGATCTCACGCGACAGCACGACGATCTGTGGCTGAGGCATCGCCGTGCTGTGTCGACCTTCCGTACCGGGCTCGAACGCGCTGACCCGCCGGAAGCGTTGTGGCACTTGGGTGCTCGCCGCCTCGGTCTGGCGAAGGCATCCATCGCGGCACTCACAAAAGGCCGTGCCGCCGTCACCGTCATCCACCTCGAACGCAAGCCGACCCTCACGCCGAACCAGACCGCCGCGCACACGCAAGCCACCCAGAAACTGCAGAAGGGTTTCATCACCGGCAACCTCGACCGGGTGCCGGGTGGTGGACGAGTGGTGCGACTGCTCGGGCCGCTGGCTCCGGTCGTCGGGATCCTCGACGCAGCGCGACCGGGCATCAAGGACGTGAAGACCGGTGGTGGCTACACCGGGTGGCGCGACGCCGGTACCCGCCTGGCGGGATTGGCACAGATCGGCGGCGTCATCGCGATGCGTACCTCTGCTCGGCTGCCCGGTGCCATCGCGATCGGGACGTGGGTGGTGTGGAAGGGCGCGAATGCCAGTTACGACAACGAGGATTGGCTCACCGAGGAGCTTCCACCCATTCTGCTCAAGCACGTCGAGCAGGACGTTCCTGCCGCCATGCTGATCAAATACCTGGCGGCCAGGCCACCGCACCCCGATGCGGCAAGGCGTCGCCCACCCGCCCCGTTGCGTCCTGCGCCGCCGCCCATGGGTCCGCCCGCTCCGCCACCTGCCGGGTTCCGCGGTCTGAAGTGGTATCCGCCGCCCCCAGCCGAGGTAGGCGTGCCGCGATGA
- a CDS encoding M50 family metallopeptidase encodes MFLLGVLFMILGVGASIALHEIGHLTPAKKFGVKVTQYMVGFGPTIWSKRKGETEYGVKAIPLGGYIRMIGMFPPRPEDEVLPDGTIRVRASSTGRFSQLVDEARNAAHEEVSPADQHRVFYDLPTHKKLIIMFGGPFMNLVIAGVLLTIVACGIGLPTEKAAKIYTVQQCQDAAVKTCAPAERAPASVAGLKDDDELVSIGGRRITGGTEAINTIRAHAGKPVEIVVLRDGRQQAITVTPVARTMDKIDADGAPVLDWKGQRERAEVGVIGASIGAAKIVDERRPLTAAPGIVWDTLAKTASIFVKIPQKMVGVFYAAFGSGERDVNGPVSVVGVGRIAGEVADIQQITLMDKFAMLLMMLAALNMALFVFNLVPLLPLDGGHIATAIWEAIKRPVLRARGVKGRIYADAAKGMPVAYGVSLVLIVMFVLLAYADIVNPVKLGN; translated from the coding sequence ATGTTCCTGCTCGGCGTTCTGTTCATGATCCTCGGTGTCGGGGCGTCGATCGCCTTGCACGAGATCGGCCACCTCACCCCGGCCAAGAAGTTCGGGGTGAAGGTCACCCAGTACATGGTCGGCTTCGGTCCGACCATCTGGTCCAAGCGCAAGGGTGAGACCGAGTACGGCGTCAAGGCCATCCCGCTCGGCGGTTACATCCGGATGATCGGCATGTTCCCGCCGCGGCCCGAGGACGAAGTGCTCCCCGACGGCACCATCCGCGTCCGCGCATCCTCCACCGGACGCTTCAGCCAGCTGGTCGACGAGGCGCGCAACGCCGCGCACGAGGAAGTCTCGCCCGCCGACCAGCACCGCGTCTTCTACGACCTGCCGACGCACAAGAAGCTGATCATCATGTTCGGCGGACCGTTCATGAACCTGGTCATCGCCGGCGTACTGCTCACGATCGTCGCGTGCGGCATCGGCCTGCCGACGGAGAAGGCCGCCAAGATCTACACCGTTCAGCAGTGCCAGGACGCCGCAGTGAAAACCTGCGCGCCGGCCGAGCGAGCACCCGCGTCCGTCGCGGGACTCAAGGATGACGACGAACTGGTCTCCATCGGCGGACGCCGGATCACCGGTGGCACCGAGGCCATCAACACCATCCGCGCGCACGCCGGGAAGCCGGTCGAGATCGTGGTGCTGCGCGACGGTCGGCAACAGGCGATCACCGTCACTCCCGTCGCCCGGACGATGGACAAGATCGACGCCGACGGCGCTCCCGTCCTGGATTGGAAGGGTCAGCGCGAGCGGGCCGAGGTCGGCGTGATCGGCGCCTCCATCGGCGCGGCGAAGATCGTCGACGAACGACGTCCGCTGACCGCCGCGCCCGGCATCGTGTGGGACACCCTGGCCAAGACCGCGTCCATCTTCGTCAAGATCCCGCAGAAGATGGTCGGCGTGTTCTACGCCGCGTTCGGCAGCGGTGAACGCGACGTCAACGGACCGGTCTCCGTCGTGGGCGTCGGCCGCATCGCCGGCGAGGTGGCCGACATCCAGCAGATCACGCTGATGGACAAGTTCGCGATGCTGTTGATGATGCTCGCCGCGCTGAACATGGCGCTGTTCGTGTTCAACCTGGTGCCCCTCCTGCCGCTGGACGGCGGCCACATCGCGACCGCGATCTGGGAGGCGATCAAGCGCCCGGTCCTGCGCGCCCGCGGAGTGAAGGGGCGCATCTACGCCGACGCCGCGAAGGGCATGCCGGTCGCGTACGGCGTCTCGCTGGTGCTGATCGTGATGTTCGTGCTGCTCGCGTACGCCGACATCGTCAACCCGGTGAAACTCGGCAACTGA
- a CDS encoding DoxX family protein translates to MSELSRGARSIAIAFTASGVTHLVRPQVFEPIVPRFLGNPRTLVHLSGVAELTCAAALVVPRTRAVGAVASAALLAAVFPANVKMAADAVSAARRRPSPTRNALAAATIARLPLQWPMIRWVWSERH, encoded by the coding sequence ATGAGCGAACTGTCCCGTGGAGCCCGCAGTATCGCGATCGCCTTCACCGCCTCGGGTGTGACCCATCTGGTGCGGCCGCAGGTCTTCGAGCCGATCGTGCCGCGCTTCTTGGGCAACCCGAGGACGCTCGTGCATCTGTCCGGTGTCGCGGAACTCACGTGTGCCGCAGCACTTGTCGTGCCTCGCACTCGGGCAGTCGGAGCTGTCGCGTCTGCGGCGTTGCTGGCGGCGGTCTTTCCCGCCAACGTGAAGATGGCAGCCGATGCTGTATCTGCGGCTCGTCGTCGTCCGAGTCCTACCCGGAACGCGCTGGCTGCCGCGACGATCGCGCGCCTGCCGCTGCAGTGGCCGATGATCCGCTGGGTGTGGTCAGAGCGGCACTAG
- a CDS encoding DUF402 domain-containing protein yields the protein MTTDQPDANTPVGTPVHVDFRKYDGREHWQEHYFLLGVDEIGTWLGMRAGTAFARPGVDVTARTDTVRLLPHQALWAACYNAPDPTGQLRSRTYVDITTPVSWTRTGEGFRATLADIDLDVIERFTGEVFIDDEDEFEAHTVALSYPPELVAATRRTADEVFGAVRDHRPPFDGTGEAWLERINDLPG from the coding sequence ATGACGACCGATCAGCCAGACGCCAACACGCCGGTCGGTACGCCGGTCCACGTCGACTTCCGTAAGTACGACGGTCGTGAGCACTGGCAGGAGCACTACTTTCTGCTCGGCGTGGACGAGATCGGGACCTGGTTGGGCATGCGCGCAGGCACCGCCTTCGCACGGCCCGGCGTGGACGTCACGGCACGCACCGACACGGTGCGACTCCTGCCCCACCAGGCGCTCTGGGCCGCCTGCTACAACGCACCCGACCCGACCGGACAACTGCGGTCCCGCACCTACGTCGACATCACCACGCCGGTCAGTTGGACGCGCACCGGCGAAGGTTTCCGGGCGACTCTCGCCGACATCGACCTGGACGTGATCGAGCGTTTCACCGGCGAGGTGTTCATCGACGACGAGGACGAATTCGAAGCGCACACAGTCGCATTGAGCTACCCGCCGGAGCTGGTCGCCGCGACCAGACGTACGGCGGACGAGGTCTTCGGCGCGGTCCGCGATCACCGGCCGCCCTTCGACGGCACCGGTGAAGCGTGGCTGGAGCGGATCAACGATCTCCCGGGCTGA
- a CDS encoding NAD-dependent succinate-semialdehyde dehydrogenase, with protein sequence MSESAVSQVRNQLFIGGEWRDAEGGRTLDVHNPATEEVLAKVADASVADGEAALAAAAAAQSDWAKTAPRDRSEMLRRAYDLLVERTDYFAELMTLEMGKPLAEAKGEVAYGSEFFRWFAEEAVRISGRWSTAPNGATRLVTMKQPVGPSLMITPWNFPLAMGTRKIGPALAAGCTMVIKPASETPLTMLALAQLMQEVGVPAGVINVITTSDSSGVMEPLIRDSRARKLTFTGSTNVGRKLVEQSAEQLLRVSMELGGNAPFIVFEDADIDKAVEGAMLAKMRNIGEACTAANRFFVHESVATEFSEKFAAKMDAMTVGNGMDDGVTVGPLITAKAVAGVQELLDDATSRGAKVVTGGKPAEGKGHFFTPTVLTDVPGDARMAAEEIFGPVAGIQTFTDEDDVVRRANETEFGLVAYFFTQDFSRAIRMSEALEYGMVGVNQGIVSNPAAPFGGVKASGFGREGGFEGIEEYLETKYVGLAL encoded by the coding sequence ATGAGCGAATCGGCAGTTTCCCAGGTCAGGAACCAACTCTTCATCGGTGGCGAGTGGCGCGACGCCGAAGGGGGACGAACGCTTGACGTGCACAACCCCGCCACCGAAGAAGTGCTTGCGAAGGTGGCGGACGCGTCCGTCGCCGATGGTGAGGCAGCGCTTGCGGCCGCCGCTGCGGCACAGTCCGATTGGGCCAAGACCGCGCCGCGTGATCGTAGTGAGATGCTGCGCAGGGCGTACGACCTGTTGGTCGAGCGCACCGACTACTTCGCCGAGCTGATGACGCTCGAAATGGGAAAGCCGCTCGCCGAGGCGAAGGGCGAGGTCGCGTACGGCTCGGAGTTCTTCCGCTGGTTCGCCGAAGAGGCCGTGCGGATCTCCGGGCGCTGGTCGACCGCGCCCAACGGCGCGACCCGCCTGGTGACGATGAAGCAGCCGGTCGGACCCTCGCTGATGATCACGCCGTGGAACTTCCCGCTCGCGATGGGCACCCGAAAGATCGGTCCGGCCCTCGCGGCGGGCTGCACGATGGTGATCAAACCCGCGTCCGAGACACCGCTGACGATGCTCGCGCTCGCGCAATTGATGCAGGAGGTCGGTGTGCCCGCCGGCGTCATCAATGTCATCACCACGTCCGACTCCAGTGGTGTGATGGAACCCCTGATCCGCGATTCGCGCGCCCGCAAGCTCACCTTTACCGGTTCCACGAACGTGGGACGCAAGCTGGTCGAACAGTCCGCCGAGCAGCTGCTGCGCGTCTCGATGGAGCTCGGTGGCAACGCCCCGTTCATCGTGTTCGAGGACGCCGACATCGACAAGGCCGTCGAGGGCGCGATGCTGGCCAAGATGCGCAACATCGGTGAGGCCTGCACCGCGGCCAACCGGTTCTTCGTGCACGAGTCGGTGGCGACGGAGTTCAGTGAGAAGTTCGCGGCCAAGATGGACGCGATGACCGTCGGCAACGGCATGGACGACGGCGTCACCGTGGGTCCGCTCATCACCGCGAAAGCCGTTGCGGGAGTTCAGGAACTGCTCGATGACGCCACGTCGCGCGGCGCCAAGGTGGTCACCGGTGGCAAGCCCGCCGAGGGCAAGGGCCACTTCTTCACGCCGACCGTGCTGACCGACGTGCCGGGTGACGCCCGGATGGCGGCCGAGGAGATCTTCGGTCCGGTCGCCGGTATCCAGACCTTCACCGACGAAGACGACGTCGTCCGCCGCGCCAACGAGACAGAGTTCGGACTCGTCGCCTACTTCTTCACCCAGGACTTCTCCCGAGCGATCCGCATGAGTGAGGCGCTCGAATACGGGATGGTCGGGGTCAACCAGGGCATCGTGTCCAACCCAGCCGCGCCCTTCGGCGGCGTCAAGGCGTCCGGTTTCGGTCGTGAGGGCGGCTTCGAAGGCATCGAGGAGTACCTGGAGACCAAGTACGTCGGCCTGGCTCTGTGA
- a CDS encoding lysoplasmalogenase — MPDSLVSDITQVLLMPALAAVLLTSTTDRGPLVRGVSVALFFSWLGDTLPRFVDGDPAFLCLVAAFLVAQGAYIRAFWPHRDNAPPWRRCWPRLPYLAAFAVLVVWCAPGAGVMLAPVIVYGLALAVMGMLSTGLGALAGVGGAIFMLSDSLIALDAFADFDLLHRSFWVMLTYIAAQALIVAAVIDRSDRPSAPLGITETRQA; from the coding sequence GTGCCCGACAGCTTGGTCAGCGACATCACCCAGGTGCTGCTGATGCCTGCGCTGGCCGCAGTGCTGCTCACCAGCACGACCGACCGGGGACCGTTGGTTCGTGGTGTGAGCGTCGCGCTCTTCTTCTCCTGGCTCGGTGACACGCTGCCGCGGTTCGTGGACGGTGACCCTGCCTTCCTCTGCCTCGTCGCAGCCTTTCTGGTGGCCCAGGGCGCCTACATCCGCGCGTTCTGGCCGCATCGGGATAACGCGCCGCCGTGGCGGCGGTGCTGGCCGCGTTTGCCGTACCTGGCTGCGTTCGCCGTGCTCGTCGTGTGGTGCGCCCCCGGCGCCGGCGTGATGCTTGCTCCGGTGATCGTCTACGGGCTAGCGCTCGCGGTGATGGGGATGCTCTCGACCGGACTCGGCGCTCTCGCGGGCGTCGGTGGTGCGATCTTCATGTTGTCCGATTCGCTCATTGCGCTGGACGCGTTCGCTGACTTCGACCTGCTCCACCGCAGCTTCTGGGTGATGCTCACCTACATCGCTGCGCAGGCGCTGATCGTCGCGGCCGTGATCGATCGTTCCGACCGTCCGAGTGCGCCCCTGGGGATAACCGAAACGCGTCAGGCGTAA
- a CDS encoding winged helix DNA-binding domain-containing protein: MPRRVTRDWVLRRRLATQRLSGAELRTGSDAVRLLVCVQAQDAPLTAHSLAMRTRSSTYDAVLDEQRAGSWVRTHILRPTWHFVAPEDLRWIQALTGPKVESSLAARHRGLGLDTRRLSRASEALSNLLAGGNALTRKEIQQHFARNGLPASGEQIGHQLLVAEVRSVICSGPPRGTEHTYQLVEDVVAHDKELDPDEAARRLAQRFYAGHGPASERDLQRWSGLTLTQIRAAIVDLGERLAAVECEGETLHFDPSVSARTTRAQDAYLLSTFDEAQLTYPTTGFVRRGPDADRTRQVSEAGGGVVIAGLDDVGTFKRKVAPKHVIVSVTADVRLSSQERTAVHDAAERLAAFHQRELELQWS, translated from the coding sequence ATGCCCCGGCGAGTGACGCGTGACTGGGTGCTCCGGCGTCGGCTGGCCACCCAACGGCTGTCCGGCGCAGAGCTTCGAACCGGTTCGGACGCGGTGCGCCTGCTGGTTTGCGTGCAGGCCCAGGACGCTCCACTGACAGCGCACTCACTGGCGATGCGGACGCGTTCGTCCACCTACGACGCCGTGCTGGACGAACAGCGCGCCGGAAGTTGGGTGCGTACGCACATCCTGCGACCGACCTGGCATTTCGTCGCACCCGAGGACCTGCGCTGGATCCAGGCCCTGACCGGGCCGAAGGTCGAGTCGAGTCTCGCCGCTCGCCACCGTGGACTCGGCCTGGACACACGGCGCCTGAGCCGAGCTTCGGAAGCACTCAGCAACCTGCTGGCCGGAGGGAATGCGCTGACCCGCAAAGAGATTCAGCAACACTTCGCACGGAATGGTTTACCAGCGTCCGGCGAACAGATCGGGCACCAACTGCTCGTCGCCGAGGTGCGTTCCGTCATCTGTTCGGGTCCGCCGCGTGGCACCGAACACACGTATCAACTGGTCGAGGACGTCGTCGCGCACGACAAGGAGCTCGATCCGGACGAAGCGGCCCGGCGCCTCGCACAGCGGTTCTATGCCGGACACGGGCCCGCGTCCGAGCGGGACCTGCAGCGTTGGAGCGGTCTGACCCTCACGCAGATCAGGGCGGCCATCGTCGACCTCGGTGAGCGGTTGGCTGCGGTCGAATGCGAGGGGGAGACGCTCCACTTCGACCCGTCGGTCAGTGCTCGCACCACGCGAGCTCAGGACGCCTACCTGTTGTCCACCTTCGACGAGGCGCAACTGACCTACCCCACAACGGGTTTTGTTCGGCGAGGTCCCGACGCGGACCGGACCAGGCAGGTGTCAGAAGCCGGCGGCGGGGTGGTGATCGCCGGACTCGACGATGTCGGCACCTTCAAGCGGAAGGTCGCGCCGAAACACGTGATCGTGTCGGTGACAGCCGATGTTCGGCTCTCATCGCAGGAGCGCACGGCCGTGCACGACGCAGCCGAACGACTGGCAGCCTTCCACCAGCGCGAACTCGAACTGCAATGGTCCTGA
- the ispG gene encoding flavodoxin-dependent (E)-4-hydroxy-3-methylbut-2-enyl-diphosphate synthase has protein sequence MPSAPAPVLAPRRKTRQIQVGSVGVGSDHTISVQSMTTTPTTDVNATLQQIAELTATGCDIVRVACPSQDDADALPMIAKKSQIPVIADIHFQPKYVFAAIDAGCAAVRVNPGNIRQFDDKVKEIADAAKAAGVSIRIGVNAGSLDKRLLEKYGKPTPEALVESAVWEASLFEEHDFHDFKISVKHNDPVVMVKAYEMLAERGDWPLHLGVTEAGPAFQGTIKSSVAFGTLLSKGIGDTIRVSLSAPPVEEVKVGNQILQSLNLKPRKLEIVSCPSCGRAQVDVYTLADEVTAGLEGLTVPLRVAVMGCVVNGPGEAREADLGVASGNGKGQIFVKGEVIKTVPESQIVETLIEEAMRIAEEMGEPIDEDGAGAPTVTVG, from the coding sequence ATGCCTTCCGCCCCGGCCCCGGTGCTCGCGCCGCGTCGCAAGACCCGCCAGATCCAGGTCGGTTCGGTTGGCGTCGGTTCCGATCACACGATCTCGGTGCAGTCGATGACCACGACACCGACCACCGATGTTAACGCGACCCTGCAGCAGATCGCCGAGCTCACGGCCACCGGATGCGACATCGTGCGGGTCGCCTGCCCGAGCCAGGACGACGCCGACGCGCTGCCGATGATCGCGAAGAAGTCGCAGATCCCGGTGATCGCCGACATCCACTTCCAACCGAAGTACGTCTTCGCCGCGATCGACGCCGGCTGCGCGGCGGTGCGCGTCAACCCGGGCAACATCCGGCAGTTCGACGACAAGGTCAAGGAGATCGCCGACGCCGCGAAGGCGGCCGGGGTCTCGATCCGCATCGGCGTCAACGCCGGCTCGCTCGACAAGCGCCTGTTGGAGAAGTACGGCAAGCCCACCCCGGAAGCGCTCGTCGAGTCGGCCGTCTGGGAGGCGTCGCTGTTCGAAGAGCACGACTTCCACGACTTCAAGATCTCGGTCAAGCACAACGACCCGGTCGTGATGGTGAAGGCCTACGAGATGCTCGCCGAGCGGGGCGACTGGCCGCTGCACCTCGGCGTCACCGAGGCGGGCCCGGCCTTCCAGGGCACGATCAAGAGTTCGGTCGCTTTCGGTACGCTGCTGTCCAAGGGCATCGGCGACACCATTCGCGTCTCGCTGTCCGCGCCCCCGGTCGAGGAGGTCAAGGTCGGCAACCAGATCCTGCAGAGCCTGAACCTCAAGCCGCGCAAGCTCGAGATCGTCTCCTGCCCGTCGTGTGGGCGTGCGCAGGTCGACGTCTACACGCTGGCGGACGAGGTCACCGCCGGCCTGGAGGGCCTGACCGTCCCGTTGCGCGTCGCCGTGATGGGTTGCGTCGTCAACGGCCCGGGTGAGGCTCGCGAGGCCGACCTCGGTGTCGCCTCCGGCAACGGCAAGGGTCAGATTTTCGTCAAGGGCGAGGTCATCAAGACCGTTCCGGAGAGCCAGATCGTGGAGACCCTCATCGAAGAAGCGATGCGGATCGCCGAGGAGATGGGCGAACCGATCGACGAGGACGGCGCGGGTGCGCCGACCGTCACGGTGGGCTGA
- the dxr gene encoding 1-deoxy-D-xylulose-5-phosphate reductoisomerase: MTSPRTVALLGSTGSIGTQACRIVRDNPDRFRIVALSAGGSDLDLIAKQAAEFEVPLVGVARQGTDLDERIIAACRAMGKQPGATQVLQGDQAASIVAGCGADVVVNGITGSIGLVPTIAALQANSTLALANKESLIVGGPVVKSLAKPEQIVPVDSEHSAIAQSLLAGRRDEARKLVVTASGGPFRGMSREQLQDVTPEQALKHPNFAMGKVITTNSATLVNKGLEVIEAHLLFDVPIDDIDVVVHPQQYIHSMVEFVDGAVVAQIGLPTMMVPIALGMGWPDRVADVETAIDWTKASTWEFAPLDDEAFPAVQLARQVGRAGSTYPAVYNAANEECVEAFHDRRISFTDIVDTVARVVGEHDAQTERELSVEQVLDAETWARARANELLDRRPA; the protein is encoded by the coding sequence GTGACTTCTCCTCGCACCGTGGCCTTGCTCGGTTCCACCGGTTCGATCGGTACCCAGGCGTGCCGGATCGTCCGCGACAACCCCGACCGGTTCCGCATCGTCGCGCTCAGTGCCGGCGGATCGGATCTCGACCTCATCGCGAAGCAGGCAGCGGAGTTCGAGGTGCCGCTGGTGGGTGTGGCTCGCCAGGGAACCGACCTGGACGAGCGCATCATCGCGGCCTGTCGAGCGATGGGTAAGCAGCCCGGGGCGACGCAGGTGCTGCAGGGCGACCAGGCGGCGTCCATCGTTGCCGGTTGCGGCGCCGACGTGGTCGTCAACGGCATCACCGGCTCGATCGGTCTCGTCCCGACCATCGCTGCGCTGCAAGCGAATTCGACCCTGGCGTTGGCCAACAAGGAATCGCTCATCGTCGGGGGCCCGGTGGTGAAGTCCCTGGCCAAGCCCGAGCAGATCGTCCCCGTCGACAGTGAACACTCGGCCATCGCGCAGTCGCTGCTGGCCGGACGGCGCGACGAGGCGCGCAAGCTCGTCGTCACCGCCAGTGGCGGGCCGTTCCGTGGCATGAGCCGCGAGCAACTGCAGGACGTCACGCCGGAGCAAGCCCTCAAGCACCCGAACTTCGCGATGGGCAAGGTCATCACCACCAACTCGGCGACGCTGGTCAACAAGGGGCTTGAGGTCATCGAGGCGCACCTGCTGTTCGACGTGCCGATCGACGACATCGACGTCGTGGTGCACCCGCAGCAGTACATCCACTCGATGGTGGAGTTCGTCGACGGTGCGGTCGTCGCACAGATCGGACTGCCGACCATGATGGTGCCCATCGCGCTCGGCATGGGATGGCCCGACCGTGTGGCCGACGTCGAGACCGCGATCGACTGGACGAAGGCCAGCACCTGGGAGTTCGCCCCGCTCGATGACGAGGCGTTCCCCGCGGTGCAACTGGCCCGCCAGGTCGGACGCGCGGGCTCGACCTACCCGGCCGTCTACAACGCAGCCAACGAGGAATGCGTCGAGGCCTTCCACGACCGACGGATCAGCTTCACCGACATCGTCGACACTGTCGCCCGCGTCGTCGGGGAGCACGACGCACAGACCGAGCGCGAACTCAGCGTCGAGCAGGTGTTGGACGCCGAGACCTGGGCCCGCGCCCGTGCGAACGAACTTCTCGACCGACGACCGGCATGA